In the Tribolium castaneum strain GA2 chromosome 1, icTriCast1.1, whole genome shotgun sequence genome, one interval contains:
- the LOC103312227 gene encoding uncharacterized protein LOC103312227, producing MALKTVFVILSVLCFIQAADLGKTAILKKITTILNHIPESEKNDFLRYHLNKGRELMLAQLSDNYPDFDYDLDEDDSILLYKYFATNNLVTDEEVVKKVSNIICWGNKCIDFSDPGVHP from the exons ATGGCCTTAAAAACTGTCTTTGTTATACTCAGTGTGCTGTGTTTCATCCAAGCTGCTGATTTAGGCAAAAcagcaattttgaaaaaaatcactactATTTTAAACCACATACCGGAATCTG AAAAGAATGATTTTTTGCGGTACCACCTAAACAAAGGGCGTGAATTAATGTTGGCACAACTGTCAGACAACTACCCTGAT tttgaCTATGACTTAGATGAGGACGATTCAATTTTACTCTACAAATACTTTGCTACAAATAATTTGGTGACCGACGAAGAGGTGGTGAAAAAAGTCAGTAACATAATTTGCTGGGGTAATAAATGTATCGATTTCTCTGATCCGGGGGTTCACCCCTAA